Proteins encoded together in one Arvicanthis niloticus isolate mArvNil1 chromosome 7, mArvNil1.pat.X, whole genome shotgun sequence window:
- the Lysmd2 gene encoding lysM and putative peptidoglycan-binding domain-containing protein 2 isoform X3: MEQIKRANKLFTNDCIFLKKTLSIPIVSEKPLVFNGLNSIDSPENETVDSSFCHEDKPVVSEEELPPPSPQDPDPKPAQPEEVSARDFLQRLDLQIKLSTQAARKLKEENRDEESPYAASLYHS; the protein is encoded by the exons ATGGAACAGATCAAAAGGGCCAACAAACTGTTTACCAATGACTGTATATTTCTGAAGAAAACTTTGAGCATCCCAATTGTATCAGAGAAGCCTTTGGTGTTTAATGGACTTAACTCCATTGATTCTCCAGAAAATGAAACTGTTGACAGCAGTTTTTGTCATGAAGACAAGCCTGTAGTGTCTGAGGAAgaactgccccctcccagtcctcAGGACCCGGACCCCAAGCCTGCGCAGCCTGAGGAAGTGTCTGCCAGAGATTTCTTGCAAAGACTTGACTTACAGATTAAACTATCAACACAGGCAGCCAGGAAACTCAAAGAAGAGAACAG GGATGAAGAGAGTCCTTATGCTGCTTCTCTTTATCATAGCTAG